From the genome of Pungitius pungitius chromosome 21, fPunPun2.1, whole genome shotgun sequence, one region includes:
- the prr12a gene encoding proline-rich protein 12 — MDRNYPGTGFGDLGAGAGWSYERSAKASLVYGSSRSSHPESELLHRQAYATPHPLQGYATNHHPGSSGQGGAWGAAGRSLGLSGLFDTGLHHASPSAPDASVMNLISALESRGPQPPPSASSLLSQFRTPSWQTAMHTPAPPELFISGALPGSGSFPSSSALSAYQHPASFSSRSFPTASLSLQDTPTFSPTSNGLLSPHDPLLHIKAPSQSSLGFDRLLSSQGAAAAAYRGSQDPSSAASAQSSSARHLQSHQFNLLSSQLQDQSSQLYNASVFSSAQPQPQSQSNSAQERAVPRQDSVIKHYQRPTPAQSQLSSSAAHSLQHYLSCGGAGYQQIATHHRHAGLSCSPLGDQSPSSDHKPSSRTEQYRPIIQPPYSSSSSSSSSSSAGKGTKNSSSSGYSSASSASSSRTPHTPPSASSTSSSSSSSSATSGAHPSNSIPSSSSSAATSRQQPPPQPAPPPPAPQQQQQQQQQPPASSTSAPQALPKSCLSGYGSPVPPGKNPTSALTGQTPPQQQTQSYSPNQPPPSHLAQSYGGFNSPQAQDLSSGTGGKGYGSLGGRSQSYPTDIYGADSAYGSLPSSLGGAGSPSLGYGAPGHSPALLRSSGSSGSGASGGGSSSGTGSGNSGSGGGGAGNGMTNERGGGGSGGGSYHIPDSSPSPSGNSGIIRPGLHSPVPTCPTQSPGGAASNKYISSVLSPTFLASPQGYPDTRGPSSQPQSYHSTASKAKDTSMLGVGSQRSQEEVDDDDEFLIQHLLQAQASPAPHHPQQQSQQASQQTQPQPQAGPPTTDSGKGLSYDMGKGSEERYHPQSVIRTHSATSTGNAGSGGSISGLENQLEMSLKKQQQQQQQQQQQQQHHHQQQQQQQQQQQQRNERSVGSGRNSGGRGSAEQVHSHLHHHDNLGSVVHYGRGDPYNQHSLAPQHSSHSQHVSSHPQIPPHAQMDLQKKPQERSEIPYPRKTPEVQQQQQQHSQSQAAGSLMDSPTDQSRQPPHLLQSVLSHTTRNKLEPHQQHHKMDSHQQQQQHQQQQQQQHHKMDSHRQHQQHHKMDSHQPHQQHPKMDPHPQHQQHHKMDSHPQQQQQHSIGQQQGVMEGAGGTLGSSKHQAQSQSQTTQLQLQLQSQALEVAAAHYNHGGQPHPHEQSQVKQGSVASSLDMLERSLSQTSGSDGTGAEDRRGGAGGVGRGGGSSERHRQQQQQQQQEQQQRQHPSHHHTQQHSASELHSFLSEPDIGLSTPPHMHHLSQHHPQQQQQQHPSTQHQQTHSHHPHQQPPHPHHIPPPSASAHSQPQPDQQQQQQPLSTQLPPQQSQLDRQRAEQQQQQHQFDTVSPVEKADQNQQSNRFVPLTSICFPDSLLQDEDRSFFPGMEDMFCAEDYKSSCAGGAGPGQEDMNERHTGPEGMDSMKGGQGGGGAGGSGGASYDMMGHHGGDQGYEPYCHGLQEPSNSTMTLDLDSLKSHELPSTVNTEQLGLIQSQGSAMGMGPNSAGPNNPGAKMSSGPGGPSQGAGPGGLQSPIFCSSRPKKLLKSSSFHLLKERRDPNTLPKKSYAQEYEFEDDEDKADQPADIRLNSRRLPDLLPDLVSSCRKGGGGGGGGGGGSGSLSPLMGDIDFYHSSGFSSMGSHPLLPQDGPKKRGRKPTRPKREGPPRPRGRPRIRPMPEPYTPRGMMGEMGGATVGGGFTVEGRGRGRGRGSRGRGQRREDMYMEMSGKEPDQMHQHPLQQQHQQHHQQQQQLHHQPQQQLHEPIPPLKIKLPIGTLSSSDALLRTDSLSGTDPALSDGSVGSAPSLGLSPGPPCSAESNRSQEKNKQKIHMMSEGVDDEGLEDRGDEKDSECKAGFVASFLDFLKTGKRPPGLDISPGMEADNGDTSPCKSGGLRPLSPAHPPPPPPPPPFGDSEGNGGLALGNCPSPKRLEDELKRNLETLPSFSSDEEDSVGKNQDLQKSISSAISALYDTPQLTSNLQTPLPPSPPPAPQSPLTPTLQPPTLSPQPTMHTPHHLPESSEPDVLQLEDGDMDESKDEVNEEDNTNNNNNQEEEEEEEEEEEERSTGGDEESDLTEERETQLETLGAPNLEASLPEIPLEPETPEPPSVPASLVAASSSSSSSSSSASPSHSPLPPLSLPSPLPLPDEQRESSQPPSPVAPACPSPPRPQAPAALLPPPASPPPAAASPPPAAASPPPPTASEDQKESPVPSPESPASPEDPPAPKVNSLHLAQKQGDAAIAGESEEDESESGGEGIFRERDEFVVRVEDIRTLKLALQTGREPPPIWRVQKALLQKFSPEIKDGQRQFCATSNYLGYFGDAKRRYQRIYVKFLENVNKKDYVRVCSRRPWRRAPPALRRQSLSRMASPPAAQAPPKVEKEERVSPSVQRDQREKTRTATTKEPREKKEVPAAQPKAKEKEKEREPEKEKRAQPQTDKAEKRAAATERSRAKEEKKAVERKEKEKAERPPKSKPAKVKAEPPPKKRKRWLKEIPSSSDSDSSEEAASENEMPVKGGVNNRAMREMFRSYVEMLVSTALDPDMIQALEDTDDELYLPPMRKIDSIISEQKRRLLRRVGMSSQHQEVLHAYPQIIVDPLDSGVVRVRLSGDAYNRKTLNRVKKTLPKPQDLKLSAETYRIYSLFHSLHHYKYHTFLQCKKETNSIEQAAEDPGQEEVVQQCMANQSWLDALFGSWIELLTLSTKV; from the exons TCTTGTGTATGGGAGTTCCAGATCATCCCACCCTGAGTCTGAGCTCCTTCACAGACAAGCCTACGCCACCCCACACCCTCTGCAAGGCTATGCCACCAATCACCACCCAGGGAGCTCCGGCCAAGGCGGGGCTTGGGGAGCAGCTGGACGGAGTTTGG GCCTGTCAGGGCTCTTTGACACTGGCCTCCACCATGCCAGCCCCTCCGCTCCCGATGCCTCCGTCATGAACCTGATCTCAGCCCTGGAGTCTCGTGGCCCCCAGCCTCCACCCTCTgcttcctcccttctctcccagTTCCGCACGCCATCCTGGCAGACAG CGATGCACACACCTGCTCCCCCTGAACTATTCATCTCTGGGGCCCTTCCCGGCTCTGGCTCATTCCCCTCCTCTTCAGCTCTCTCAGCCTATCAGCATCCAGCATCCTTCTCCAGCCGCTCTTTCCCCAccgcctccctttctctccaggACACGCCCACATTTAGTCCAACATCCAATGGCCTGCTGTCCCCACATGACCCCTTGTTACATATCAAAGCCCCTTCCCAGTCCAGCCTGGGTTTTGATAGGCTGCTGTCGTCGCAGGGAGCCGCAGCAGCTGCCTACAGGGGCAGCCAGGATCCCAGCAGTGCCGCATCCGCCCAGTCGTCCTCTGCCAGGCACCTGCAGTCGCACCAGTTCAACCTGCTGTCGTCACAGCTGCAGGACCAGTCGTCCCAGCTGTACAATGCATCAGTGTTTTCCTCGGCCCAGCCGCAGCCCCAGTCCCAGTCCAACTCGGCTCAGGAGCGCGCAGTTCCCCGGCAGGACAGTGTTATCAAGCACTACCAGCGGCCCACGCCAGCTCAGTCACAGCTCTCGTCCTCTGCGGCCCACTCCCTTCAGCACTACCTCAGCTGCGGAGGGGCGGGGTACCAGCAGATTGCCACCCACCACAGGCACGCCGGCCTTTCCTGCAGCCCGCTGGGCGACCAGAGCCCCTCGTCTGACCACAAGCCCAGCTCTCGCACCGAGCAGTATCGGCCGATCATCCAGCCTCCCTattcgtcgtcgtcctcctcatcgtcttcttcttcagctgggAAAGGTACAAAAAACAGCTCCAGCAGTGGCTATTCTTCTGCCAGTTCAGCATCATCCTCGAGAACTCCCCACACGCCGCCATCTGCTTCCTCTacctcatcgtcctcctcctcttcttctgccaCCTCCGGGGCTCATCCTTCCAACTCAAttccctcctccagctccagcgcAGCCACATCCAGGCAGCAACCACCCCCGCAAccagcccctcctcccccagccccacagcagcagcagcagcagcagcagcagcccccggcctcctccacctcggccCCTCAGGCGCTCCCCAAGTCCTGCCTCTCAGGCTACGGTTCTCCTGTTCCCCCAGGGAAGAACCCCACCTCTGCTCTCACTGGTCAGACCCCACCCCAACAACAGACACAGTCGTATTCCCCCAACCAGCCCCCTCCTTCCCACCTGGCTCAGTCCTACGGAGGCTTCAATTCACCACAAGCCCAAGACCTGAGCTCAGGTACAGGTGGGAAAGGCTATGGGAGCTTGGGAGGGCGAAGCCAGTCATACCCGACTGACATATATGGCGCTGACTCTGCTTATGGATCGCTCCCGTCCTCTCTGGGTGGAGCTGGAAGCCCATCGCTGGGCTACGGAGCCCCGGGTCACTCCCCTGCCCTCTTGAGGTCGAGTGGTTCATCGGGCAGTGGCGCCTCTGGGGGAGGAAGCAGTAGCGGCACAGGAAGCGGGAACTCCGGttcaggaggaggcggagccggaAACGGCATGACCAATGAGAGAGGTGGAGGCGGAAGCGGTGGAGGGTCTTATCATATCCCGGACTCGAGCCCCTCGCCATCCGGCAACTCGGGCATCATCCGTCCAGGTTTGCACTCGCCGGTGCCCACCTGCCCCACGCAGTCTCCAGGGGGCGCGGCCTCGAACAAATACATTTCCTCGGTTCTCTCCCCCACCTTCCTGGCCTCCCCACAAGGCTACCCGGACACCAGAGGCCCCAGCTCCCAACCGCAGTCCTATCATTCCACCGCCTCCAAAGCGAAGGACACTTCCATGCTCGGAGTGGGCTCTCAGCGATCCCAAGAGGAAgtagacgacgacgacgagttCTTAATCCAGCACCTGCTGCAGGCCCAGGCGAGTCCCGCGCCCCACCACCCCCAACAACAATCCCAACAGGCATCCCAACAAACACAGCCTCAGCCCCAGGCAGGTCCCCCCACCACCGACTCCGGCAAAGGGCTGAGCTATGACATGGGTAAGGGCTCCGAGGAGAGGTACCATCCCCAGAGTGTCATACGCACCCATAGTGCCACATCCACTGGTAATGCAGGCTCTGGAGGTTCCATCTCAGGGCTGgaaaaccagctggagatgtcactaaagaagcagcagcagcaacaacaacagcaacagcagcaacaacaacaccatcatcaacagcagcagcaacaacaacaacaacaacagcaaaggaACGAAAGGTCTGTTGGAAGCGGCAGGAACAGTGGGGGCAGAGGCAGCGCTGAACAAGTGCACTCTCATCTCCATCACCACGACAACCTCGGCTCGGTGGTCCACTATGGGCGGGGTGACCCATACAATCAACACTCCCTTGCTCCCCAACACTCCTCGCACAGTCAGCACGTGTCCTCGCACCCGCAGATCCCGCCGCACGCCCAAATGGATCTCCAGAAGAAGCCGCAGGAGCGCTCTGAGATCCCGTATCCTCGGAAAACACCggaggtccagcagcagcagcagcagcattccCAGTCGCAAGCGGCTGGCTCCCTCATGGACTCTCCCACTGATCAGTCCCGTCAGCCGCCACACCTGCTCCAGTCAGTGCTGTCCCACACCACCCGCAACAAACTGGAGCCTCATCAACAGCACCACAAGATGGACtctcaccaacaacaacaacaacatcaacaacaacagcagcagcagcaccacaaaatGGACTCTCATCGGCAGCACCAACAGCATCACAAAATGGACTCCCACCAACCACATCAGCAACACCCGAAAATGGACCCCCACcctcagcatcagcagcaccacaagaTGGACTCTcatccccagcagcagcagcagcactctaTTGGCCAACAACAAGGCGTGATGGAAGGTGCCGGCGGCACACTTGGCTCGAGTAAACACCAGGCCCAGTCCCAGTCCCAAACCACGCAGCTGCAGCTTCAGCTGCAGTCGCAGGCCTTGGAGGTGGCCGCGGCTCACTACAACCACGGCGGCCAGCCCCATCCGCACGAGCAGAGCCAGGTCAAGCAGGGCTCAGTGGCGTCTTCTTTGGACATGCTGGAGCGCTCCCTGTCTCAGACCTCCGGCTCAGACGGAACCGGCGCGGAGGACCGGCGCGGTGGAGCGGGCGGCGTGGGAAGGGGTGGAGGAAGCAGCGAGCGccacaggcagcagcagcagcagcagcagcaggagcagcagcagaggcagcatCCGTCCCACCATCACACGCAGCAACACTCGGCCTCTGAGCTGCACTCCTTCCTCTCCGAGCCCGATATCGGCTTGTCCACCCCGCCTCACATGCACCATCTTTCACAGCACcacccccagcagcagcagcagcagcacccaaGCACTCAGCACCAACAGACCCACTCCCACCACCCTCACCAGCAGCCCCCGCACCCCCACCACATCCCCCCGCCGTCTGCCTCGGCCCACTCCCAGCCACAACCggaccaacagcagcagcagcagccgctgtCGACCCAGCTCCCCCCTCAGCAGAGCCAGCTGGACCGACAGCgcgccgagcagcagcagcagcagcaccagttCGACACCGTCAGCCCGGTGGAGAAAGCGGACCAGAATCAACAGAGCAACCGCTTTGTACCCCTAACGTCCATCTGCTTCCCGGACTCCCTCCTGCAGGACGAGGACCGCTCCTTTTTCCCGGGAATGGAAGACATGTTCTGTGCAGAGGACTACAAGTCGAGCTGCGCTGGCGGTGCAGGGCCAGGACAGGAGGACATGAACGAAAGGCACACTGGACCAGAGGGGATGGATTCCATGAAGGGCGGacagggtggaggtggagccgGGGGAAGCGGTGGAGCCAGCTACGACATGATGGGTCACCATGGTGGCGATCAAGGTTATGAACCCTACTGTCATGGCCTGCAAGAACCCAGCAACAGCACCATGACCCTGGATCTAGACTCCCTGAAAAGCCACGAGCTCCCTTCCACTGTGAACACCGAACAGCTGGGGCTGATACAGTCCCAGGGCTCAGCGATGGGGATGGGCCCCAATTCCGCCGGCCCCAACAACCCTGGAGCCAAGATGTCCTCTGGGCCCGGGGGACCGAGCCAAGGAGCTGGTCCTGGAGGCCTCCAGTCTCCCATTTTCTGCTCGTCTCGGCCCAAGAAGCTCCTCAAGTCCAGCTCTTTCCACCTGTTAAAGGAGCGCCGGGACCCCAACACGCTGCCCAAAAAGAGCTACGCTCAAGAATACGAGTTCGAAGACGATGAGGATAAAGCCGACCAGCCGGCGGACATCCGGTTGAACAGCCGGAGGCTCCCGGACCTTTTGCCGGACCTTGTGTCCAGctgcagaaagggggggggaggaggaggaggaggaggaggaggaagtggctcCCTCAGCCCTTTAATGGGTGACATCGACTTCTACCACTCGTCTGGGTTCTCCTCAATGGGGTCCCACCCTCTTCTGCCTCAGGATGGACCCAAGAAGCGGGGCCGAAAGCCCACTAGACCCAAGAGAGAGGGCCCCCCGAGGCCAAGAGGCAGGCCTCGCATCCGCCCCATGCCGGAGCCCTACACGCCACGAGGGATGATGGGAGAGATGGGTGGGGCAACCGTAGGAGGGGGGTTCACGGTGGAGGGACGAGGTAGGGGCAGGGGCCGTGGAAGCCGAGGCAGGGGACAAAGGAGGGAGGACATGTACATGGAGATGAGCGGGAAGGAGCCCGATCAGATGCACCAACAtcccctccagcagcagcatcagcagcatcaccagcagcagcagcagctccatcaccaGCCCCAACAGCAGCTACACGAGCCAATTCCTCCCCTGAAG ATCAAGTTACCAATTGGTACCCTGTCCTCCTCCGATGCCTTGCTGAGGACGGACTCGTTGTCGGGGACGGACCCCGCTCTGTCGGACGGCTCGGTGGGCTCCGCTCCCTCACTCGGTTTAAGTCCCGGGCCCCCCTGCAGCGCCGAAAGCAACCGAAGTCAGGAAAAGAACAAGCAGAAGATCCACATGATGAGTGAAGGGGTGGATGACGAGGGGCTGGAGGACCGA GGCGATGAAAAGGACTCTGAATGCAAAGCCGGCTTCGTCGCTTCATTCTTGGACTTCCTCAAGACGGGGAAGAGACCCCCAGGCCTGGACATCTCTCCGGGAATGGAAGCTGACAACGGAGACACCTCGCCCTGTAAATCGGGAGGCCTGCGCCCGCTGTCTCCCGCGCAtcctccgccgcctccgccgccgcctccgttCGGGGACAGCGAAGGCAACGGGGGCCTGGCGCTGGGCAACTGCCCGAGCCCGAAGCGCTTGGAAGACGAGCTGAAGAGGAACCTGGAGACCCTGCCGTCGTTTTCCTCCGACGAGGAGGACTCCGTCGGAAAGAACCAGGACCTCCAGAAGAGCATCTCCTCCGCCATATCCGCTTTGTACGACACGCCCCAGCTGACCTCCAACCTCCAGACCCCGCTGCCGCCGTCGCCTCCTCCGGCGCCTCAGTCCCCACTGACTCCTACGCTGCAGCCCCCCACGCTCAGCCCGCAGCCCACCATGCACACGCCTCACCACCTGCCCGAGTCCAGCGAGCCCGACGTCCTCCAGCTAGAGGACGGAGACATGGACGAGAGCAAGGATGAGGTGAATGAGGAGGACAatactaacaacaacaacaaccaggaggaggaggaggaagaggaggaggaggaagaggagaggagcacagGTGGGGATGAGGAGAGCGATTTGACCGAGGAAAGagagacacagctggaaaccctCGGTGCCCCTAATCTTGAAG CGTCCCTCCCCGAGATTCCTCTAGAGCCCGAGACTCCTGAACCCCCCTCTGTCCCCGCGTCTCTtgtcgccgcctcctcctcctcctcctcctcctcctcttccgcctctccttctcactcccccctccctcccctctccctcccctcaccCCTGCCCCTACCGGACGAACAACGGGAGAGCTCCCAGCCTCCCAGCCCCGTTGCCCCCGCGTGCCCGTCCCCGCCACGCCCCCAAGCGCCGGCCGCCCTCCTCCCGCCGCCGGCGTCCCCTCCTCCCGCGGCGGCGTCCCCTCCTCCCGCGGCGgcgtcccctcctcccccgacgGCGTCCGAGGACCAGAAGGAGTCTCCCGTGCCGTCTCCGGAGTCCCCCGCCTCTCCCGAAGACCCGCCGGCTCCCAAGGTCAACTCCCTGCACCTGGCCCAGAAGCAGGGAGACGCCGCCATTGCCGgagagagcgaggaggacgagagcGAGAGCGGAGGCGAGGGCATCTTCAGAGAGCGGGACGAGTTCGTAGTACGGGTCGAGGACATTCGAACCCTCAAG ctGGCCCTGCAAACGGGCCGCGAGCCTCCGCCCATATGGAGGGTGCAGAAAGCGCTGCTGCAGAAGTTCAGCCCTGAGATCAAAGATGGGCAGAGGCAGTTCTGCGCCACAAGCAAC TATCTCGGCTACTTCGGCGACGCCAAGCGGCGGTACCAGCGCATCTATGTCAAGTTCCTGGAGAACGTCAACAAGAAGGACTACGTCCGAGTCTGCTCTCGGAGACCTTGGCGCAGAGCCCCACCTGCTCTCAG ACGGCAGTCCCTCTCCCGAATGGCGTCCCCTCCTGCCGCCCAGGCGCCACCCAAagtggagaaagaggagagggtgTCTCCCTCGGTGCAGCGTGACCAGAGGGAGAAAACCAGAACGGCAACCACGAAAGAACCGCGGGAGAAGAAGGAGGTTCCAGCCGCCCAGCCCAAAgcgaaggagaaggagaaggagcgggaGCCCGAGAAGGAGAAGCGAGCGCAGCCGCAGACGGACAAAGCGGAGAAACGCGCCGCGGCGACGGAGCGGAGTAGAgccaaggaggagaagaaggcggtggagaggaaggagaaggagaaggccgAGCGCCCACCCAAGTCCAAGCCGGCCAAAGTGAAGGCGGAGCCGCCGCCGAAGAAGAGGAAGCGGTGGCTGAAGGAAATCCCTTCATCGTCTGACTCGGACTCCTCGGAGGAGGCCGCCAGTGAGAATGAAA TGCCCGTCAAAGGAGGCGTGAACAACCGGGCCATGAGGGAGATGTTCAGGAGCTACGTGGAGATGCTGGTCAGCACAGCGCTGGACCCCGACATGATCCAAGCGCTGGAGGACACCGACG ATGAGCTGTACCTCCCTCCTATGAGGAAGATTGACAGCATCATCAGCGAACAGAAGAGGAGGTTGTTGAGGAGAGTCGGCATGAGCTCTCAGCACCAG GAGGTCCTTCACGCTTACCCGCAGATCATTGTAGACCCCCTGGACTCAGGAGTGGTCAGGGTGCGCCTAAGTGGGGACGCTTACAACCGAAAGACCCTCAACAGAGTCAAAAAGACCCTGCCTAAGCCACAG GACCTTAAACTGTCAGCTGAGACGTATCGCATCTACAGTCTCTTCCACTCCCTGCATCACTATAAATACCACACCTTCTTACAGTGCAAGAAAGAG ACGAACTCCATCgagcaggctgcagaggaccCGGGCCAGGAGGAAGTGGTGCAGCAGTGCATGGCCAACCAGAGCTGGCTGGACGCCCTCTTCGGCTCCTGGATCGAGCTGCTCACCCTCAGCACCAAAGTCTGA
- the irf3 gene encoding interferon regulatory factor 3 — protein sequence MSHSKPLLIPWLRAEIDSGRYPGVIWTNPERTEFSVPWKHALRQDSCNTDILIFKAWAEVSVGGRAHGEPSVWKRNFRSALRAKGFKMVSDDKNDTANPHKVFRWPDDAASGANSSAGSQDQNSPDLYRSPTQETPIQGFEGVLLPEGSVYAGEYTINHDILQECLQGLNIGAPEEGGAGYDPLADDLLLPNQAVMDGHPLPGQQPYPVALEAEVGLPEQPASSMEGASGGGGDGQWVEDFLEAMTKPIDGENFKTHFRISVYYRGVLVSEQLVENECGIRLVYRPDLNGTVLDHESGLSLVSLPSPGDMPDQTQARLTRCILEGLGDGLDVGVSGRVVYCQRWGIKTFWSFSKHDRSKQTQEIPKLEPLPLFQFQDFLGEMLDFIKGGKSPHCSLFFCLGEKWPDPENRPWERKLITVEVVLTSMEILKNMAVEGGASSLHSLDLQMSLEEMMEM from the exons ATGTCCCATTCGAAGCCGCTGCTCATCCCGTGGCTGCGGGCCGAGATCGACAGCGGCAGGTACCCCGGCGTGATCTGGACCAACCCGGAGCGGACCGAGTTCTCCGTCCCATGGAAACATGCCTTGAGACAGGACTCCTGCAACACCGACATCCTCATCTTCAAG gcctGGGCGGAGGTGAGTGTCGGCGGCCGCGCTCACGGTGAACCCTCCGTCTGGAAGAGGAACTTCCGCAGCGCCCTGCGGGCCAAAGGCTTCAAAATGGTCAGCGACGACAAGAACGACACCGCCAACCCCCACAAAGTGTTCCGCTGGCCGGATGACGCGGCCTCGGGAG CCAACTCCTCAGCTGGATCCCAGGACCAGAATTCCCCCGATTTGTATCGCTCCCCTACACAAGAA ACGCCCATCCAAGGCTTTGAAGGTGTCTTGCTTCCAGAGGGCTCTGTGTATGCAG GTGAATACACCATCAACCACGATATTCTCCAGGAGTGTCTCCAGGGACTGAACATCGGGGCTCCAGAAG AGGGCGGCGCAGGCTACGATCCTCTCGCTGACGATCTGCTGCTGCCCAACCAGGCCGTGATGGATGGACATCCGTTGCCCGGGCAACAGCCGTATCCAGTCGCGCTCGAGGCTGAAGTTGGGTTGCCCGAGCAACCGGCAAGTTCAATGGAGggagcctcgggggggggcggtgacggGCAGTGGGTGGAGGACTTCCTAGAGGCCATGACCAAGCCCATCGACGGAGAGAACTTCA AGACTCATTTCAGGATATCGGTGTACTACAGAGGGGTGTTGGTGTCCGAGCAGCTGGTTGAGAACGAATGTGGAATTCGTCTCGTCTACAG GCCCGACCTCAACGGCACAGTTTTGGATCACGAGTCCGGCCTGTCGCTGGTCTCTCTGCCGAGTCCGGGAGACATGCCGGATCAAACCCAGGCCAGGCTGACCCGATGCATCCTGGAGGGTCTGGGCGACGGTTTGGACGTCGGGGTGTCAGGCCGCGTGGTCTACTGCCAGCGATGGGGGATCAAAACCTTTTGGAGCTTCTCCAAGCACGACAGGAGCAAACAGACGCAAGAGATTCCCAAACTGGAGCCTCTGCCGCTGTTCCAGTTCCAGGACTTTTTAGGAG AAATGTTGGACTTcatcaaagggggaaaaagccCTCACTGCTCCCTGTTCTTCTGCCTCGGCGAGAAGTGGCCTGATCCAGAAAACAGGCCTTGGGAGAGGAAACTCATCACAGTGGAG GTGGTCCTGACGTCGATGGAAATACTGAAGAACATGGCGGTCGAAGGCGGCGCCTCTTCCCTGCACTCTTTGGACCTGCAGATGTCCCTcgaggagatgatggagatgtAG